A single window of Oreochromis aureus strain Israel breed Guangdong linkage group 5, ZZ_aureus, whole genome shotgun sequence DNA harbors:
- the LOC116317772 gene encoding adenosine receptor A1, whose protein sequence is MAQIGNSSSQHMDMMYISIETTIALASVVGNVLVVLVVYENRALRSATFCFIVSLAMADIAVGLLVIPLAIVISVGYYTQFYTCLFLSCLILMITQSSIFSLLAIAIDRYLRVKIPTRYSIIVTNGRAFMASCLCWILSFLTGLVPMTGWNNQDTINRSNSSEICCQFTAVIRMDYMVYFNFFVCVAPPLLIMITLYVEIFRVIRKQLNRRAEATCDGDKYFRKELKLAKSLALVVFLFALCWLPIHIMNCITLFCPNCINPIASKVGIFMSHVNSALNPLVYAFKMKHFRATLIQIIRRCMLCKPVEATAYPTSTVVLS, encoded by the exons ATGGCGCAAATAGGAAATTCCTCCAGTCAG CACATGGATATGATGTACATCTCCATTGAGACCACTATTGCTCTGGCCTCTGTGGTGGGGAATGTACTGGTGGTGCTGGTGGTGTATGAAAACCGGGCTCTCCGCAGCGCAACCTTCTGCTTCATTGTGTCTCTGGCCATGGCTGACATCGCTGTGGGACTTTTGGTCATCCCTCTAGCTATTGTTATCAGTGTGGGATATTACACTCAGTTCTACACATGCCTCTTCCTGTCTTGCCTGATTCTGATGATCACCCAGAGCTCCATCTTTTCCCTACTGGCAATAGCCATCGACAGATATCTGCGAGTCAAAATTCCTACCAG GTACAGCATCATAGTGACTAATGGGCGAGCGTTCATGGCAAGTTGTCTCTGTTGGATTCTTTCCTTCCTCACTGGATTGGTTCCGATGACTGGCTGGAATAACCAGGATACCATAAACCGCAGCAACTCCAGTGAGATTTGCTGCCAATTCACCGCTGTTATAAGGATGGACTATATGGTATACTTTaatttctttgtctgtgtggcACCACCACTGCTGATAATGATCACTCTGTATGTGGAGATCTTTAGGGTCATACGGAAGCAACTTAACCGCCGTGCTGAGGCCACCTGTGATGGAGACAAGTACTTCCGGAAGGAGCTGAAACTAGCCAAATCGTTGGCCTTGGTGGTGTTTCTCTTTGCTTTGTGCTGGCTCCCAATACATATCATGAACTGCATCACTTTATTTTGCCCAAATTGTATCAATCCGATAGCCTCAAAGGTAGGGATTTTCATGTCCCATGTAAACTCGGCTCTTAACCCGCTGGTTTATGCATTCAAGATGAAGCATTTCCGTGCCACACTCATCCAGATCATTCGCCGTTGCATGTTATGTAAACCCGTAGAAGCAACCGCATACCCTACAAGCACAGTAGTCCTAAGTTAG
- the rplp2 gene encoding 60S acidic ribosomal protein P2, which yields MRYVAAYLLAVLGGNANPSAKDIKSILDSVGIEADDERLNKVISELNGKDINEVVNSGLSKLASVPAGGAVAAPAAAAAGGGAGAAPAAVEEKKEEKKEESEESDEDMGFGLFD from the exons ATGCGTTACGTGGCCGCTTACCTCCTGGCTGTTCTCGGTGGAAACGCCAATCCTTCTGCCAAGGACATCAAGTCCATCCTGGACAGCGTGGGAATTGAGGCCGATGATGAACGCTTAAATAAG GTCATTAGTGAGCTCAATGGTAAAGACATCAATGAAGTTGTGAACTCAG GCCTCTCTAAGTTAGCCTCCGTACCAGCAGGCGGTGCCGTGGCGGCACCTGCTGCAGCTGCCGCTGGTGGAGGTGCTGGGGCTGCGCCTGCTGCTG TGgaagagaaaaaggaagagaagaaagaagaatcAGAAGAGTCCGACGAAGATATGGGCTTTGGTCTCTTTGATTAA
- the LOC116317776 gene encoding uncharacterized protein LOC116317776, whose amino-acid sequence METEKEKQRPPNSQLISVPPKDTARLLEVYVKRSLSLNDGTHGLKVAGRKEKWVTVPKRQRHHSSDPSLHLAPSLENVDRKEIDTFYPVEHVPNQPEKCPEEPEKPTKKSKKIKKTSFWKNIIGFFTRKDNEDKDDEQDSPPDMSNSSETVTTCLPITPVTLPKKSTRKKSLRRRFSKRQLSLIKPNKPADITGVEAVVSVTPTDSYYEKVSEELEKIVHEVKEKEEVAPLSDEEVINRIIALMKEQGDAIDVKMKDNPTLSYFFQQMTYSSFQKLADAYVEKEGSSTQKPPTVLPTAPELVKLAFTLDFTARIAGLSKQNVGHITGLGNRYLQDRFKYRQACTDHPWSDSDD is encoded by the exons AtggaaacagagaaagaaaaacaaaggccTCCTAACAGCCAGTTAATTTCCGTGCCTCCCAAGGATACAGCCCGTCTCCTGGAGGTATACGTAAAACGTAGCCTCAGCCTAAATGATGGCACTCATGGGCTTAAAGTGGCtgggaggaaagaaaaatggGTGACGGTGccaaaaagacaaagacatcATTCCAGTGACCCCTCCCTTCACTTGGCCCCTTCACTTGAGAATGTGGATAGAAAAGAAATTGATACGTTCTATCCGGTTGAACATGTACCAAACCAACCCGAGAAATGTCCCGAAGAACCAGAGAAACcgacaaaaaaatcaaaaaagatCAAGAAAACCTCATTTTGGAAAAATATAATTGGCTTTTTCACCCGGAAGGACAATGAGGATAAAGACGACGAGCAGGACAGTCCACCAGACATGTCCAATTCCTCTGAGACAGTAACTACCTGCTTGCCCATTACACCAGTCACTTTACCAAAGAAGTCAACGAGAAAAAAGTCCCTAAGAAGAAGATTCTCAAAAAGGCAGCTATCTCTgataaaaccaaacaaacctgCTGACATCACAGGAGTTGAAG CTGTTGTCAGTGTAACACCAACAGACTCTTATTATGAGAAGGTGTCAGAGGAACTGGAAAAAATTGTCCATGaggtcaaagaaaaagaagaggttGCACCACTATCAGATG AGGAAGTAATTAACAGGATCATTGCTCTGATGAAGGAACAGGGTGATGCCATAGATGTCAAG ATGAAAGATAACCCCACCCTGAGCTACTTCTTTCAGCAGATGACATACTCTTCCTTCCAAAAGCTTGCTGATGCATATGTTGAGAAAGAAGGTTCATCGACCCAAAAACCTCCAACTGTCTTACCAACAGCACCTGAGCTGGTCAAATTGGCCTTCACACTTGACTTCACAGCCAGGATAGCCGGACTCTCCAAACAGAATGTAGGCCACATTACTGGTCTGGGAAACCGTTATCTACAGGACCGATTTAAATACAGACAG GCATGCACAGATCATCCCTGGTCTGACAGTGATGACTGA